The genome window CTGGGTGATATCCCGCTCGGTGTGCTCGGACGTCCCCAGAACCCACAACCCCTTCTCCTTGGCCACCTCGATGGCTCGGACCATGTTCGGCAGGACGACGAAGGGGACGAACTCCAGCCCCCCGGATGCGACGTCGTAGACGGTCGCGGTGAGCGGAACCGACTGGTCCTTGGTGAGGATGATCCCCTTTACGCCAAAGAACGCGGCGGTGCGGAAAATCGCACCGGCGTTGTGCGGATCCTGGATGTGGTCCAGGGCGATCCACAGGCCGCGCGTCGCGTCGGTGGCAAACAGCTCCGGCAGCCCGGCTCCCTGTCGCTCGCGGACGACCGCTTCGCTGCCGCCGATCCGGCCCGCCTCCTTGGAGCGGGCGTCGCGGGCGGGAGCCAGCGGCGCCCGGACCGGGATGCGGTGGGCGTACGCGGTATCGACGACCGTCTTCCAGGCGTCGTTGGCGGTCTTTGTGTTCGTTCGGACTTCCAGCACGTCGGCCGGGCGCGTCTGCAGGATCGCTAGGACGCTGTGCGGATTCTTGAGGGTCAGAGACATGCGGCGAGTGTATCGCGCGCGAGCCCGTTCGCCAGATTGGAGCGATCCGCTTTCAGCCGTCAGCCAGAGGAGAAGACGCCGAGCCGCCGCGTGGCGGCTCGGGCCAATTCCGCGGATTGCCGGCAGCCGATCGCTGACAGCCAGCCGTCAACGGTTCAGACAACAGCCGCCGTCGCGGCGAGCGCCTTGCGGGCGTGGGCCGCGATCTCGTTGTCCTTGAGCTGCACGATCGTCTTGTCGATATCGAGTTCCACGATCTTCTGCAGCGGTCCACTGAAACGATTACGCAGCTCGCCCAGCATCAGCGACGGGGCGAGCAGGATCAGATGGCCGAACTCGTTCTCGTTCCGTCCCTGTTCCAGACGCGTGACGATCTCATCCGCGAACTTCTGCGCGGTCGCGTGTCTGTGGTCCGTCGGCCAGACGAACGAATGGGCCGGCCCGAAGGAAGCTCGTTCGCGCCCCGCCCCGTCCGCGTTGAGCTCTCGACCCATCATTTGCCCTTCCGGGTTGTCGAGAGTTTCGATGAGCTGGAAACCGTCGAGCGCGGGCCAGTTGGCGGCGTAAATCTTCGCCAGGGCGCGGTCGGCGGCAACGATCCAGGCAACGGGATTGCGGCGTGGTTCGCGACGAAAACTCATTGGACACCTCCATTTTCCGAGAAATGAACTTGCGCATAGGGAGCAACCAGGGTGCCCGGCGGTGTCAAACCGCCCTTACCTGATTGGCCATGACAGAAATTGCCAGGATGCCCGATCCCCACCCGGTTCAAGGGACCATTCGAGGTTCAAGCAGGAACCCGAATCGCAGAAGCGATAAACCATGATTCCGAATCCCGGAACGTCATGACTTGAGAACGCGCAACCACGTCATTCTCCGCGCAGGGATGCTCCGGGCCAGAGAATTCTTCGGAAGTTTGCCGGAATGTCACGGTTTGCGTTCCGCGCTCCAGAGAACGAGCGGCCACTGACATTCGCTGGAATCCGGGGATATAGTGGAGGTCCACGTCCCGCACAGCGCGTCGCGCAGTGCCCAGCGCCCGTCACCTGGATGTCACTCACGGTATCTCGATGGCCGATAAGCAGCCGGAAAATGAACGACAGATCGACCAGTACCAGCTGGTCAACGTCATCGCCACCGGCGGGATCTCGCAGGTCTGGGAAGTCCGGCACCTGGCGACGCAGCAGCCCTACGCCATGAAGCTCCTCCTGCCGGAGGCGTTCCAGGACAAGGAGCAGCGGGCCGAGATCAAGACCGAGGCCAACACCGCCAAGCTCTTCGAGCATCCGAACATCATTCGCGTGCTGGACGTCAACGTCAGCCGCGACCATGCCTACTTCCTGATGGAGCATTTCCGCGCCAGCAACCTCAAGCAGATGATCCGCGGCGACCTGGCGGGCGCGCAGGCCCGGATGAAGAAGATTGCCGAAGGGCTGGCGAGCGCGCTGACCCTGGTTCACGACAAGGGGTGGCTGCATCGCGACATCAAGCCGGAGAACATCCTCGTCAACCGCTCGGGAGAGATCCGGCTGATCGACTTTTCGCTCTCGTCGAAGATCCCTTCGGGACTGGCGAAGATGATGACCGCCAAGAGCCGGGTCGTCATTCAGGGAACCCGGACCTACATCGCTCCGGAACTCGTCGAGCGGCAGCTGCCGGGGATCCCGTCCGAGATCTACAGCATGGGGGTCCTGTTCTATGAGATCCTGACCGGGCGTCCGCCGTTCGTCAGCAAGAACCCGAACGACCTCTTGATGATGCACGTCCGCGACATCCCCGAGCATCCGGCCGGCTACAACCCGAACGTGTCGCCGGAGATGGACCAGCTCGTGATGAAGATGCTGGCCAAGAAGCCGAAGGACCGGCCGCAGAACATGAACGAGCTGTTCACCACGATCCGGTCGATGCCGTTCTTCAAGGAGGATCCCGAAAAGTACCACCGGACGAAGGCCCAGGCGGCGAGCGAGAAGCAGGCGCAGTCGCTCGACGTCCGTCTCGACAGCCGCGTCGATGCCGGCCGGACTCCGGAAGAGCGGGCCCTGGTGGCGAAGGCGGCCAAGGAGAAGCTGGAAGCCTCGCAGAAGAAGAAGGCCGAGATCGAGCGGCACGTCGCCAAGACGGGCGGCGGGTCGGCGCCGGCTCCCGCTCCGGCGGCGGCCTCTCCCGCGCCGCAGGCTCCGCCGCCGAACTTTGGCTACGGGATGCCCGGATACCCGCCCGGCTATCCGATGCCGATGCCCGGAATGATGCCGGGGATGCCTCCCGGAGGAATGCCCGGCATGGGCTTCCCGGGGATGCCGTTCCCGGGAATGCCCGGGATGCCCGGTCCGGGTGGAATGCCTGTTCCCGGGGGCATGCCGGGCGCGATGCCCGGGATGCCGATGCCTGGCGCTCCGATGCCCGGTATGCCGGGAGGACAGATGCCCGGGGGGATGCCGATGCCGGCCGGAATGCCGGTCCCCGGCGCTCCTCCGCGTCCCGCGGCTCCTGCGGCGGCCCAACCGGCTCCCGTCCCGGCGAAGGCCGCTCCTCCGAAGGCGGCCCCGGCTCCTCCGCCGAAACCGCAGGACGACATTCCGCTGATGGATGAGCTGCCGGACGTGCTGTAGCGACAGCGACCGGAAAGCCTCTTTAAACCGGGTCCAGGGGCACCCTGGTGGGGAGTGCAGAGGGGGCCTAGGTTGTGTTCTTGGGCCCTTTGCCCGCCGGAGGCCTGGCCGTCGAGAGATGTCTGAAGGAAGGTGTGTCCAAGCGCGGACGCCGTGCTGTATGCCCCCTCACCAACCCGTGGTGATTGCGGAGCAAACGGTGCGGGGTTGAGGGCGTCCTCAACGTGCGCTCCGTGACGCTGAAGGCGTCTAACAGCCTAGCCTGGGGCCAACGCCCCAGGTTCGCGGCGCAAATCAAGCGACAAGCCCTGTAGGGGCGCAACAATCCTGTTCGTTGTTGCGCCCCTACAGGGCTTGGGCTCCAGCACCGTCCCCGTACCTGGGGCGTTGCCCCAGGCTAGGTTGTCTCACGCCGTTGGCGTTCCCCGAAGATGCGGCTCGATGCGTTGATCAGTCGCAACAAATTACCCAAGAACATCTTACGGCATCTGAGGTTGGATACAACGCGGAGATACGGAGAACGGATATCTTCGTGGATACAGAACACCATCGGAAGCTCTCCGAATACCAAGTGCACTGGTTCTCATGGCCCGGCAGGATTCGGCCACAGCCCACTCAAACAATGGGGGTTCGGACTATTATTGCG of Planctomyces sp. SH-PL14 contains these proteins:
- a CDS encoding TrmH family RNA methyltransferase; translation: MSLTLKNPHSVLAILQTRPADVLEVRTNTKTANDAWKTVVDTAYAHRIPVRAPLAPARDARSKEAGRIGGSEAVVRERQGAGLPELFATDATRGLWIALDHIQDPHNAGAIFRTAAFFGVKGIILTKDQSVPLTATVYDVASGGLEFVPFVVLPNMVRAIEVAKEKGLWVLGTSEHTERDITQVDRDRKWLMVVGNEESGLRRLVAEHCDEMCRLTPRGTPGGVTSLNVSAAAAIMISALA
- a CDS encoding host attachment protein produces the protein MSFRREPRRNPVAWIVAADRALAKIYAANWPALDGFQLIETLDNPEGQMMGRELNADGAGRERASFGPAHSFVWPTDHRHATAQKFADEIVTRLEQGRNENEFGHLILLAPSLMLGELRNRFSGPLQKIVELDIDKTIVQLKDNEIAAHARKALAATAAVV
- a CDS encoding serine/threonine protein kinase, which translates into the protein MADKQPENERQIDQYQLVNVIATGGISQVWEVRHLATQQPYAMKLLLPEAFQDKEQRAEIKTEANTAKLFEHPNIIRVLDVNVSRDHAYFLMEHFRASNLKQMIRGDLAGAQARMKKIAEGLASALTLVHDKGWLHRDIKPENILVNRSGEIRLIDFSLSSKIPSGLAKMMTAKSRVVIQGTRTYIAPELVERQLPGIPSEIYSMGVLFYEILTGRPPFVSKNPNDLLMMHVRDIPEHPAGYNPNVSPEMDQLVMKMLAKKPKDRPQNMNELFTTIRSMPFFKEDPEKYHRTKAQAASEKQAQSLDVRLDSRVDAGRTPEERALVAKAAKEKLEASQKKKAEIERHVAKTGGGSAPAPAPAAASPAPQAPPPNFGYGMPGYPPGYPMPMPGMMPGMPPGGMPGMGFPGMPFPGMPGMPGPGGMPVPGGMPGAMPGMPMPGAPMPGMPGGQMPGGMPMPAGMPVPGAPPRPAAPAAAQPAPVPAKAAPPKAAPAPPPKPQDDIPLMDELPDVL